One Candidatus Poribacteria bacterium DNA window includes the following coding sequences:
- a CDS encoding universal stress protein produces the protein MGHSNFSKILLGLDGSSYAEAAIEYACQIALNHNATITGVAIIDEPGIQSSSGPVPIGGTHYDVKLEDQLLEETQAEAKAILDNFARICDERKINAILHTDIGSPVSELIEESKFHDFIVIGKQTSFEYDTNETYGTLERVLKNGLIPVLAVSDSVREIKNVLVAYDNSIPASKVVHMFLLLGIWGACDITLLTVNNDAAAAQELLGNLGGFFESYGIKPTLATRSGHPDTVVKSYIAENDIDMLVMGAYGRRSVREFFVGSVTYHLIHETEIPLFLYH, from the coding sequence TTGGGACATTCAAATTTTTCCAAAATTCTGCTCGGTTTAGACGGTTCTTCGTATGCAGAAGCAGCAATTGAGTATGCATGTCAAATCGCTCTAAATCACAACGCAACAATTACAGGTGTCGCTATTATCGACGAACCCGGCATTCAATCCTCAAGTGGACCGGTGCCGATCGGTGGCACGCATTATGACGTAAAACTTGAAGATCAGTTGTTGGAAGAAACGCAAGCGGAAGCAAAAGCGATACTTGATAACTTTGCGCGTATCTGCGATGAGCGTAAGATAAATGCCATTTTACACACCGATATCGGCAGTCCTGTTTCCGAACTTATTGAGGAATCCAAATTTCACGATTTCATTGTCATCGGGAAGCAGACATCTTTTGAATATGATACTAATGAAACTTATGGGACGCTTGAACGTGTTTTAAAGAATGGACTTATCCCAGTACTGGCTGTCTCAGATTCCGTACGGGAGATTAAGAACGTCCTTGTTGCCTATGACAATAGCATCCCGGCTTCTAAAGTCGTACACATGTTTCTTCTACTCGGTATATGGGGTGCTTGTGACATAACGCTTCTCACTGTTAATAACGATGCTGCAGCTGCACAAGAGTTATTAGGCAATCTTGGTGGTTTCTTTGAGAGTTACGGGATTAAACCGACGCTTGCTACACGAAGTGGACATCCTGATACTGTTGTCAAATCCTATATCGCGGAAAATGACATTGATATGTTGGTGATGGGTGCTTATGGCAGAAGGAGTGTCCGTGAATTTTTCGTCGGTAGCGTCACATATCATCTGATTCACGAAACGGAAATCCCACTTTTCCTTTACCATTAA
- a CDS encoding TRAP transporter TatT component family protein has translation MIYSKFYFRISFLLLLPMLLGGCGLAKLARIQGESDLAVVEATLEGNIGTLERLAKVGNKNLITKTARAYSSYSGFIEDKMEEAEIAGDLETAEALRARAIDHYIRSEAYAFKALAKSNKTFNEARTVDMDVFEKALQKLKKKDVEPLFWAAYAMGRGISLQKDDPMQVIDLARVELMMRRVLELDETFYYGSAHLFYTVYYGDRSVSIGGDPEKAKEHINHVDRINDGKFLMSKFYLARYYAYPKQDVKLYKQALQEVLDAPSDIYPGEEAATSLAKSRAKRWLDQTDVLFDPELEEGEE, from the coding sequence ATGATATACAGCAAGTTTTATTTTCGTATATCTTTCTTACTACTCCTCCCAATGCTTTTAGGTGGATGCGGTCTTGCCAAGTTGGCGAGAATTCAGGGGGAGAGCGACCTCGCGGTGGTAGAAGCTACCCTTGAGGGAAACATCGGTACACTTGAACGTCTGGCTAAGGTTGGGAATAAGAATCTCATTACTAAAACGGCTCGCGCGTATTCATCTTACAGCGGTTTTATCGAAGATAAGATGGAAGAGGCTGAAATAGCAGGCGATTTAGAGACCGCGGAGGCACTGCGCGCACGCGCAATTGATCATTATATACGTTCTGAAGCTTATGCGTTCAAAGCTCTGGCGAAGTCTAACAAAACCTTCAATGAGGCAAGAACTGTTGATATGGATGTGTTTGAAAAAGCACTTCAGAAACTGAAAAAGAAGGATGTTGAACCGCTGTTTTGGGCGGCTTATGCGATGGGGCGCGGCATTAGCCTTCAGAAGGATGACCCGATGCAGGTAATTGACTTAGCGCGGGTGGAACTGATGATGCGGCGGGTGCTTGAGTTGGATGAAACCTTCTACTACGGAAGCGCGCATCTGTTCTATACCGTCTATTACGGCGACCGGTCAGTCTCAATCGGTGGCGATCCAGAGAAGGCAAAGGAACACATCAACCATGTAGATCGAATCAATGACGGTAAGTTCCTGATGAGCAAATTCTATCTCGCACGTTACTATGCCTATCCTAAACAGGACGTGAAGTTATACAAGCAAGCGTTGCAGGAAGTGCTTGATGCACCATCGGATATTTATCCTGGAGAGGAAGCTGCAACCTCGTTGGCAAAATCGCGCGCCAAACGCTGGCTTGATCAGACGGATGTTCTTTTTGATCCAGAATTGGAAGAAGGAGAAGAATAA
- a CDS encoding ASKHA domain-containing protein, protein MKKIDKAEYEKRLDKITQIFEGLVVHADEQATYRCPYKNRFDHCTAKFGCRNQRKIDEGTGLLCVGDDKLDYRSAWETDAPDGTTESQGTIACDGKVYQLTPGKTIFDYADDLTVQVPTSCFRTGQCHECIVEIKRGMEGLQPPNEAEAFLRDNYRLACQAVVLDVDKDIEFTPLRRTPKILTHAVAMDGGAPELDPRVVHRDGTVYYNDEPIDRYRGHLYGLALDIGTTTVVANLVNLENGETVSVSSFENPQRFGGSDIMNRITYDGEFQGELRRSLIAALNSEIMEMCTRHNFVRQEIYEVIVAGNTTMRDIFFKQDVQSIGQKPYKSLIEHEYRDGVRSTTSLTEKTRRLGIRANPKAMVSSLPLIASHVGADVAADLVSIDIPSQDEIVMLVDVGTNTEVVVGNAERMVAASCPAGPAFEGGGIEYGMPAYPGAIESVKWNGSQFDYDTIDEETPQGLCGSGLISLLAELRRNDQMTPKGVFADRKQRVMSLLPEHGITFSREDASNLAQAKAANYCGQYIVLRHFGCVPENITKLFLAGGFANYVNLQDAVEIGFLAPVPEANVVKIGNAAVAGATAVLLSERKRAHIEAFVNNIEHIELETTPDFFDIFVEGCQFKPMA, encoded by the coding sequence ATGAAAAAAATAGATAAAGCCGAATACGAAAAACGACTCGATAAAATTACGCAAATTTTTGAAGGTTTGGTTGTCCATGCGGATGAACAAGCCACCTACCGTTGTCCCTACAAAAATCGATTTGACCACTGCACAGCGAAGTTCGGGTGTCGAAACCAGCGGAAAATTGATGAAGGGACGGGCCTTCTCTGTGTCGGGGATGATAAGTTAGATTATCGGAGCGCGTGGGAAACCGACGCGCCTGATGGAACAACAGAATCCCAAGGCACAATCGCATGCGACGGAAAGGTCTATCAACTCACCCCCGGAAAAACTATTTTTGATTATGCGGACGATTTAACCGTCCAAGTACCTACCTCCTGTTTCCGAACCGGACAGTGCCACGAATGCATCGTTGAGATTAAACGTGGTATGGAAGGTCTCCAACCTCCCAACGAAGCAGAAGCCTTCCTCCGAGACAACTATCGCCTCGCCTGTCAAGCGGTTGTTCTTGATGTTGATAAGGACATTGAGTTCACCCCACTTCGGCGCACCCCTAAAATTCTGACGCACGCTGTGGCAATGGACGGAGGGGCACCGGAATTAGATCCGAGAGTCGTTCATCGCGATGGGACTGTCTATTACAACGACGAACCTATTGACCGCTACCGAGGACATCTTTACGGGTTGGCATTGGACATTGGAACAACGACGGTGGTAGCAAATCTGGTGAATCTGGAGAACGGGGAAACCGTTTCTGTCAGTTCCTTTGAAAACCCGCAGCGTTTCGGTGGTAGCGATATTATGAATCGCATCACTTACGACGGTGAATTTCAAGGAGAACTGCGCCGTTCACTTATCGCTGCACTAAACAGCGAGATTATGGAGATGTGTACCCGCCACAACTTCGTCCGTCAGGAGATTTATGAGGTCATCGTCGCTGGTAACACAACCATGCGCGACATTTTCTTCAAACAGGATGTTCAAAGCATTGGCCAAAAACCGTATAAATCGCTGATTGAGCATGAATATCGGGACGGTGTCCGCTCAACCACTTCGTTGACTGAGAAGACCCGCCGCTTGGGGATCCGTGCGAATCCGAAGGCGATGGTGTCCAGTCTGCCATTGATTGCCAGTCACGTCGGGGCAGATGTTGCAGCGGATTTAGTTTCAATTGATATTCCCTCGCAGGATGAAATCGTTATGTTAGTTGATGTTGGAACGAATACAGAGGTCGTCGTCGGTAATGCGGAGCGGATGGTGGCTGCATCGTGTCCTGCGGGTCCAGCATTTGAAGGTGGTGGTATTGAATACGGGATGCCTGCTTACCCGGGTGCGATTGAGTCTGTGAAATGGAACGGTAGTCAGTTCGACTATGATACAATTGATGAAGAAACGCCACAAGGACTGTGCGGTTCTGGACTGATTTCACTCCTCGCTGAGTTGCGTCGGAACGATCAGATGACACCAAAGGGCGTTTTTGCAGATAGGAAGCAACGCGTTATGTCGCTTTTACCGGAACACGGCATTACTTTCTCACGTGAGGACGCGAGCAATTTGGCACAGGCAAAGGCGGCAAACTACTGTGGGCAGTATATTGTGCTCCGACACTTCGGCTGCGTTCCTGAGAACATTACGAAACTCTTTTTAGCGGGCGGATTCGCCAATTACGTTAACCTGCAAGATGCAGTTGAAATTGGGTTCCTCGCGCCTGTACCCGAGGCAAATGTCGTCAAAATCGGTAACGCCGCGGTAGCAGGGGCGACCGCTGTCCTCCTTTCTGAAAGGAAGCGCGCACATATCGAAGCGTTCGTTAATAACATCGAGCATATTGAATTGGAAACGACACCAGATTTCTTTGATATATTCGTGGAAGGTTGTCAATTCAAACCGATGGCTTAG
- a CDS encoding aminomethyltransferase family protein, with protein sequence MKTTPLYSIHEQLGAAFAEKHLDWNIPTQFTDAVSEHLAVRNNVGIVDVSYRVRHRLTGEDRAKFLHRIISNDVENLTTGQGTYAMLLTHRGKIIADLNITVLEDAISIDTAPETTENLFSELDKYIIADDVELSDVTAETGAIAVHGPKSADLVQSVLGLNGLATLSERHNCVREADGDFKHTIVCVRTDSTGEIGWTLYTAAEALGSLWETLMTEGERFNVQPIGWDTLESLRIEAGVPRYGTELTDAVIPLEAELEHAIDFEKGCYIGQEIVARMKYRGHPNRLLRGIEVDGKPITQNDCKLRPNAKVFNGDKAVGWVTSASFAPTLAKEIALGYVRIAVTEAGSRVQVETSDGRVDATVVRLPFSA encoded by the coding sequence ATGAAAACAACACCACTCTATTCCATTCATGAACAACTCGGTGCAGCTTTTGCGGAAAAGCATTTGGATTGGAATATCCCCACGCAATTCACTGACGCTGTCTCTGAACATCTCGCTGTCAGGAACAACGTCGGTATTGTTGACGTGTCCTATCGAGTTAGGCATCGGTTAACGGGTGAAGACCGGGCAAAATTTCTACACCGTATCATCTCCAATGATGTTGAAAATCTCACAACTGGACAAGGCACTTACGCTATGCTTTTAACGCATCGCGGCAAAATTATCGCCGATTTGAATATCACTGTTCTTGAAGATGCAATCAGTATTGACACCGCACCTGAGACGACAGAGAATCTTTTCAGCGAATTGGATAAATACATCATCGCTGATGACGTTGAACTTTCCGATGTAACCGCTGAAACTGGAGCGATTGCTGTCCACGGTCCAAAGTCAGCGGACCTTGTTCAGTCTGTACTCGGTTTAAATGGGCTTGCTACTTTGTCTGAACGGCACAACTGTGTTCGCGAAGCAGATGGAGACTTTAAACACACGATCGTCTGTGTGAGAACAGATAGCACTGGCGAAATAGGTTGGACGCTTTATACCGCTGCCGAGGCGTTAGGGTCGCTTTGGGAGACGTTGATGACTGAAGGGGAGCGTTTTAACGTTCAACCGATCGGTTGGGACACCCTTGAGTCACTCCGTATTGAGGCGGGGGTGCCCAGATACGGAACGGAATTAACCGATGCCGTCATCCCACTTGAGGCTGAATTGGAACACGCTATCGATTTTGAGAAGGGATGTTATATCGGACAGGAAATTGTCGCACGGATGAAATATCGTGGACACCCGAATCGGCTTCTACGCGGTATTGAGGTAGACGGGAAACCGATAACTCAAAACGACTGCAAACTTCGTCCAAACGCAAAGGTTTTCAACGGAGACAAGGCGGTTGGTTGGGTTACGAGTGCCTCTTTTGCCCCAACACTCGCAAAAGAGATCGCTTTGGGATACGTCCGCATTGCGGTCACAGAAGCGGGCAGTCGCGTCCAAGTTGAGACCTCAGACGGACGTGTTGATGCCACAGTCGTACGACTGCCATTTTCAGCATAA
- a CDS encoding BamA/TamA family outer membrane protein gives MDFLGMIPASRAIRRYLYPFCLFVFALNLSTQHVDAADHEVVGDTPLPTVNELANEVQTLIVGTTSTETFNSEDVYRIELNIDVPSNIDLIATESENITVLLEKQAPATNTEQDTLIRTYLDSITVTGEQNDGTLQLKVHLPGNAPEGQSNESSNKENLQATLYNRVQLKYTIKTPADVSVKLQAKAGNISLQRIRGKIEVAMGVGDVHLDETLGNYNISVANGDIDGKILLTQGQNKLETQNGSIGLLILDPVAAPMDITAGGGSIRLQLPENYAADVEFESEKQQIVVNLPAQIDDESGLTIVNDGGPLLRLKAADLISLLSSPPNDKDTFADAEPNPLADVAQPVPQIAQPPVIDGNLSEIAWQTAGALAPLQNPNGTGTPKNPTETFLMWDAENLYIGVKASVFDFYLLYISQTQHNSPIWEDECIEILIDPNPKTDIYHHLVINPIGAYFDQRVDTHGEPNFRFAPRDVQITLDRTAMQTSFNADREWNSEIEVATQINTTFWSLEIALPRKTLESSPKMDSQSDSSFESRWLFNVHRKMYTRNTKSLIPSTTREYSYWQPIYDDEYPWWPHSPQEYVGALSGRYGPAMGFLEFVTMPLASEDFAPEAKFKVAAIEIKGNTKISTEIIQKSLPVQPEDIITLSQLSWLIAELRERDWFQEVRLETQQVNVGEDPVNPQQSAVSDQQKTGTEDRKGERGDTQPSSLPAFQPSVNLHIQVTEAPVFFAQEIKIEGNRSFPSQFIKDWFQLKPGYLAAAVVKLKQLLIADFYLNRGYEFATVEYQFVDNILEFNIDEGILHEVRFTGNTRITEAELLSALDLKIGVAGERGSQTSDVYHRTLGQSKINRMSKELSENNEHFKSVRNWRVQREGGKNVMIIDIEEQPFARHGGFPIVQFNRVHGLMLGAGGTLATQLTGREQVFGSISRGFSSKIWNYQIGIEQGFSKRQLLKLGGSLYKLTDVSSNVYLHHGDATLSATYYGSALQDYYQRLGAQGWITYAPTQWSYLRLEFTGEKHDNLSKSTDWSYLNRNQLKRGNARIDRGQLRNLSLVLGFDTRDHKSTSTRHFHTLFSANERTRRGWRGQFAIEVAGQSFGGDYAFNFYRFEVARYTPLSGPHHLNVRVAGDFSDAPLPRQRLLHLGGGNTLRGHDFNAFAGDSRLLLNLEYRLIKETILTEQDVMLGWSLSCFLDTGSVWWYDEMLFSDFEGFMTRLKTSIGIGGSVFADPFATASPWSLGVEIAGPLDSSFSLRSPKVILRLDRIF, from the coding sequence ATGGATTTTCTTGGAATGATACCCGCATCTCGCGCGATTCGCCGCTATCTATACCCGTTTTGTCTCTTCGTGTTCGCGCTAAATCTATCTACCCAACATGTAGACGCAGCAGATCACGAAGTCGTAGGAGATACACCACTTCCAACCGTCAACGAATTAGCCAATGAAGTGCAGACCTTGATAGTCGGGACAACATCAACAGAAACCTTCAATTCCGAAGACGTTTATCGGATAGAGTTAAATATAGATGTTCCAAGCAACATTGACTTGATTGCTACGGAGAGTGAAAACATCACCGTCCTTCTTGAGAAACAGGCACCGGCTACAAATACGGAACAGGATACGCTAATTCGCACCTACCTTGACAGCATCACAGTGACCGGTGAACAAAACGATGGCACGCTTCAGTTGAAGGTCCACCTGCCGGGTAACGCCCCTGAGGGGCAATCTAATGAATCCTCCAATAAAGAAAACCTACAAGCAACGCTCTACAATCGAGTTCAACTGAAATATACGATTAAAACGCCTGCCGATGTATCTGTTAAACTCCAGGCGAAAGCGGGGAACATAAGCCTCCAGCGTATCCGTGGGAAGATAGAAGTTGCGATGGGAGTAGGGGATGTACATTTAGATGAAACCTTGGGGAACTATAACATCAGTGTAGCGAATGGTGATATTGATGGAAAAATCTTGCTAACCCAAGGACAGAACAAATTGGAGACGCAAAACGGTTCAATCGGGTTGCTGATCCTTGACCCCGTTGCAGCACCGATGGATATAACCGCAGGAGGTGGTAGCATTCGCTTACAGCTCCCTGAAAATTACGCTGCTGATGTCGAATTTGAGAGTGAGAAACAGCAAATCGTTGTCAATTTGCCAGCACAAATTGACGATGAGTCGGGATTAACCATTGTTAACGATGGTGGACCGCTGTTGCGGTTAAAAGCCGCCGACTTAATTTCACTGCTGTCGAGTCCACCGAATGACAAAGACACATTTGCCGATGCCGAACCGAATCCGCTCGCAGATGTTGCTCAACCTGTTCCGCAAATAGCACAACCGCCTGTTATTGATGGTAATTTATCTGAAATCGCGTGGCAAACAGCTGGTGCGCTCGCGCCACTCCAAAATCCAAATGGCACCGGAACTCCCAAAAATCCGACTGAAACCTTTTTAATGTGGGATGCAGAGAATCTTTATATCGGTGTAAAAGCATCCGTATTTGACTTCTATCTTCTATATATTTCACAAACTCAGCACAACTCTCCGATTTGGGAGGATGAGTGTATTGAAATCCTAATTGATCCGAATCCGAAAACTGATATCTATCATCACCTTGTCATCAACCCAATCGGTGCGTATTTTGATCAGCGGGTTGATACACATGGAGAACCCAATTTCCGATTCGCGCCTCGTGATGTCCAAATCACTTTGGATCGGACAGCGATGCAAACATCCTTCAATGCCGATCGTGAATGGAATTCAGAAATAGAAGTTGCCACCCAAATTAACACCACTTTTTGGAGCCTTGAAATCGCTCTCCCGCGTAAAACCTTGGAGTCTTCTCCTAAAATGGATTCGCAGTCTGATTCCTCCTTTGAAAGCCGGTGGCTTTTTAACGTCCACCGTAAGATGTACACTCGTAACACGAAAAGCCTTATACCTTCTACAACCAGAGAATATAGTTATTGGCAGCCAATTTATGATGACGAGTATCCCTGGTGGCCACATTCGCCTCAGGAGTATGTAGGTGCACTTTCGGGACGCTACGGTCCGGCAATGGGTTTTTTGGAATTCGTAACGATGCCCCTCGCCTCTGAAGACTTTGCACCCGAGGCGAAATTTAAGGTTGCTGCTATTGAAATTAAAGGTAACACCAAGATTTCAACGGAGATCATCCAAAAGTCCCTCCCCGTTCAACCTGAGGACATCATCACACTTTCACAACTCTCTTGGCTAATCGCAGAATTACGGGAACGGGACTGGTTTCAGGAGGTGCGTTTGGAGACTCAGCAGGTCAATGTTGGTGAAGACCCCGTCAACCCTCAGCAATCAGCGGTCAGCGATCAGCAAAAAACCGGAACGGAAGACAGGAAGGGTGAAAGAGGAGATACTCAGCCTTCCAGCCTTCCAGCCTTCCAGCCAAGCGTTAATCTACATATCCAAGTGACGGAAGCCCCTGTGTTTTTTGCTCAAGAAATTAAAATTGAAGGGAATAGAAGTTTTCCCTCGCAATTCATTAAGGATTGGTTCCAGTTAAAACCCGGCTATCTCGCTGCTGCAGTTGTTAAACTGAAACAACTCTTAATTGCTGATTTTTATTTAAATCGTGGATATGAATTCGCCACGGTTGAATATCAATTTGTTGACAATATCCTTGAATTTAACATTGACGAAGGGATATTGCACGAAGTTCGTTTTACAGGAAATACTCGAATCACGGAGGCGGAACTGTTATCAGCACTTGATCTGAAAATTGGGGTTGCTGGAGAACGGGGTTCACAAACCTCGGATGTTTATCATCGTACCCTCGGTCAATCGAAGATAAACCGCATGAGTAAAGAACTCAGTGAGAACAATGAGCATTTCAAATCAGTTCGGAATTGGCGTGTTCAACGTGAAGGTGGAAAAAATGTCATGATTATTGACATTGAGGAACAGCCCTTCGCGCGACACGGCGGTTTTCCGATCGTTCAATTCAATCGTGTTCACGGGTTAATGCTCGGCGCGGGCGGGACACTCGCGACACAACTCACAGGCAGAGAACAGGTTTTCGGTTCAATAAGCCGTGGATTTTCGAGCAAAATATGGAACTATCAAATTGGTATCGAGCAGGGATTCTCTAAGCGACAACTCCTGAAACTCGGTGGGAGTCTTTATAAACTTACCGATGTCAGTTCTAATGTTTATCTACATCACGGTGATGCTACCCTGAGTGCCACCTATTACGGTTCCGCACTTCAAGATTATTACCAACGTTTAGGAGCCCAAGGATGGATCACCTACGCGCCTACTCAATGGAGTTATCTCAGGTTGGAATTTACAGGGGAAAAGCACGATAATCTCTCTAAATCAACGGATTGGAGCTACTTAAACCGGAATCAACTTAAGCGGGGCAATGCTCGAATTGATCGTGGACAGCTGAGGAATCTCTCCCTCGTTTTAGGGTTTGACACCCGGGACCACAAATCAACAAGCACACGGCATTTCCACACGCTGTTTTCCGCAAATGAGCGAACTCGGCGTGGATGGCGCGGTCAATTCGCAATTGAGGTAGCAGGACAAAGTTTCGGCGGCGATTACGCCTTCAATTTCTATCGATTTGAGGTGGCACGCTACACACCTTTATCGGGTCCACATCATTTAAACGTTCGTGTTGCGGGTGATTTTTCTGATGCACCACTGCCCAGACAACGGCTCCTTCACCTTGGAGGTGGTAACACCCTGCGCGGTCACGATTTTAACGCATTCGCTGGGGATAGCCGACTCCTGCTTAATCTTGAGTATCGTCTTATCAAAGAGACAATTCTCACCGAACAAGATGTTATGCTCGGGTGGTCTCTCAGCTGTTTCTTGGATACGGGCAGTGTGTGGTGGTATGATGAAATGCTCTTTTCCGATTTTGAGGGTTTTATGACGCGACTGAAAACATCAATCGGCATCGGAGGCTCCGTTTTTGCAGATCCATTCGCTACTGCCTCGCCATGGAGTCTTGGGGTTGAAATAGCAGGACCGCTCGATTCATCTTTCTCTTTGCGAAGTCCAAAAGTCATCTTGCGCCTAGATCGCATTTTTTAG
- the dctP gene encoding TRAP transporter substrate-binding protein DctP, which produces MRKKKTGFKTHAAGLAGVILLILVVLCLPVATLAAESIKFATLAPKGSTWMNNFDAMARELRSKTDGDLRIRFYPNGVQGDEIDVVRKMRAGLLHAGAMTATGLGEIEKEVLIFQLPRMFKTYEELDYVRDYLYEDLYKTFMDAGYVLLGMGDIGFYYIFSNQPIRNIADLQSPSVKMWVRTTDKIGLEFYKRAGVATVPGEVTQVLGSLYSGRLNAVAVSPYVTVALQWFDKFKYMTDLPVSVGVGATVMTKEKFDQLSPDQQKVLRETAKSYQSELIQSIRKDNERSLEALQKKAGIEIVEFEDDAREAWDAIAVETHKQLVGEIYSQEFLDKINALLEEYRKGK; this is translated from the coding sequence ATGAGAAAAAAGAAAACAGGATTTAAAACACACGCCGCTGGTTTAGCAGGCGTGATTCTATTGATTTTGGTGGTGCTGTGTTTACCAGTGGCCACTCTCGCTGCGGAATCTATTAAGTTCGCGACACTTGCCCCAAAGGGTTCCACGTGGATGAACAATTTCGATGCCATGGCGAGAGAACTTCGCTCTAAAACGGATGGTGACCTCCGAATCCGTTTCTATCCCAACGGTGTACAAGGCGATGAGATTGATGTCGTCCGCAAGATGCGTGCTGGACTGCTCCATGCAGGGGCTATGACAGCCACCGGACTTGGCGAAATCGAGAAAGAAGTCTTGATTTTTCAACTGCCGCGGATGTTCAAAACCTACGAAGAACTTGACTATGTTCGCGACTATCTCTACGAGGACCTCTACAAAACTTTTATGGATGCCGGATATGTCCTGCTCGGTATGGGAGATATCGGCTTCTATTACATATTCAGTAATCAACCCATCAGAAATATTGCCGACCTGCAGTCGCCAAGTGTCAAGATGTGGGTCCGTACGACCGACAAAATTGGGCTTGAATTCTACAAAAGGGCAGGGGTTGCGACTGTCCCAGGTGAGGTTACGCAGGTTTTGGGGTCGCTTTATTCAGGTCGACTTAACGCCGTCGCCGTATCACCGTATGTCACTGTGGCACTGCAATGGTTTGATAAATTTAAATATATGACGGATCTACCTGTTAGCGTCGGTGTTGGTGCCACCGTCATGACGAAGGAGAAATTCGACCAGCTTTCTCCTGATCAGCAAAAGGTTTTGCGTGAAACAGCGAAATCGTATCAGAGCGAATTAATTCAGAGTATTCGCAAAGATAATGAAAGGTCACTTGAGGCACTTCAAAAGAAGGCAGGCATTGAAATTGTTGAGTTTGAAGATGATGCCCGAGAAGCGTGGGATGCCATTGCTGTGGAAACCCATAAGCAGCTCGTCGGTGAGATTTACTCACAAGAGTTTCTTGACAAGATCAATGCCCTCTTGGAAGAGTACCGAAAAGGCAAATAG
- a CDS encoding corrinoid protein: MQDISAALIDGDHHTVDELTEAALEDGTEALEIMDDGLIAGMGIVGIKFRENFIFVPEVLACARAMKAGMAHIEPILSDSGIEPVGTVIMGTVKGDLHDIGKNLCIMMLRGAGFVVHDLGVDTSEDDFIEAVEEYEAPILGMSALLTTTMPNMGKTIDAFIDEDLREEVKIMVGGAPVTQTFADDMGADGYGKDALACVALAKEFLEATDEEW; this comes from the coding sequence ATGCAAGACATCTCTGCTGCGCTTATTGATGGCGATCACCACACTGTTGATGAGTTGACAGAAGCGGCTCTGGAGGACGGCACAGAAGCGTTGGAAATTATGGATGACGGGCTCATCGCAGGGATGGGTATCGTTGGCATCAAGTTCCGCGAGAATTTCATTTTCGTCCCGGAGGTTTTAGCCTGTGCCCGCGCAATGAAAGCGGGAATGGCGCATATTGAACCGATTCTCTCGGACTCAGGCATCGAACCTGTTGGGACAGTGATTATGGGAACCGTCAAGGGTGACCTGCACGACATAGGCAAAAATCTATGTATTATGATGTTGCGCGGCGCGGGTTTCGTTGTACACGATCTAGGTGTTGATACCTCTGAAGATGACTTTATTGAGGCTGTTGAGGAATACGAAGCACCGATTTTGGGTATGTCAGCACTGCTAACGACAACGATGCCGAACATGGGAAAAACAATTGATGCCTTTATTGACGAAGACTTGCGGGAAGAGGTCAAGATTATGGTAGGCGGTGCACCGGTTACACAGACATTTGCCGATGACATGGGTGCCGATGGATACGGTAAAGATGCACTGGCATGTGTCGCACTTGCCAAAGAGTTTCTTGAGGCAACGGACGAAGAGTGGTAG